A region of Pyxidicoccus parkwaysis DNA encodes the following proteins:
- a CDS encoding TolC family protein, protein MAPTSVLLLALGAISTQTPTDSPPAATQQVNPTVTPKVEDAMLAPVPPAARAVKTWDEALGLVRERSTDLRSAEAGVERASGRWRQALGTLLPNARAQAALAHDLLNPDVPFGVSPTAAGDGHTVTTPVATFSATLTQSVVDLSAWRGLSSARAAETSASASLQDVRRRLTLGVARTLVATVAAERAAEINRVNLRRALERSALTQRSFDLGAGNQLDVVRVNQDVAVARGALVAGDEQLRQAREALGSALGFGQAIGVDPSFNLQGLVDSTRKDCSPLEGFDSRPDLVAAKAQVESAHESKRQASAGYLPTLGVSSTLYGLTTEPGFGRFATWNISAVLSLPLWEGGTREGLVRERKGVETQAAAALESARRDVEVEVAQARRGVEVAEALVKTAVESRDLAEKTDQLTRRAFEVGRGSSLELVQSAAALRQAELTLVLREFELVQARLDAFLTEARCDW, encoded by the coding sequence ATGGCACCTACTTCCGTTCTCCTGCTGGCGCTCGGCGCCATTTCGACGCAGACGCCCACCGACTCTCCACCGGCCGCAACGCAGCAAGTGAATCCAACCGTCACGCCAAAGGTGGAGGACGCGATGCTCGCTCCCGTTCCGCCCGCCGCGCGCGCGGTGAAGACCTGGGACGAGGCGCTCGGCCTCGTGCGTGAGCGCTCCACGGACCTGCGCAGCGCCGAAGCCGGAGTGGAGCGCGCCAGCGGCCGGTGGCGTCAGGCTCTCGGCACGCTGCTGCCCAATGCGCGTGCGCAGGCCGCCCTGGCCCATGACCTCCTCAACCCGGACGTCCCCTTCGGCGTGAGCCCCACTGCCGCCGGTGACGGCCACACTGTGACGACGCCGGTTGCCACCTTCTCCGCGACGCTGACACAGTCCGTGGTGGACCTGAGTGCGTGGCGCGGGCTGTCCTCGGCGCGGGCGGCGGAGACGAGCGCCTCGGCCAGCCTCCAGGACGTGCGCCGCCGGCTGACGCTGGGCGTGGCCCGGACGCTGGTGGCCACCGTGGCCGCCGAGCGCGCCGCCGAAATCAACCGCGTCAACCTGCGGCGCGCCCTGGAGCGCTCCGCCCTCACCCAGCGCAGCTTCGACCTGGGCGCAGGCAACCAGTTGGACGTCGTGCGCGTGAATCAGGACGTCGCCGTGGCGCGCGGTGCCCTCGTCGCCGGTGATGAGCAACTTCGCCAGGCACGCGAGGCGCTGGGCTCCGCGCTCGGCTTCGGGCAGGCCATCGGCGTCGACCCGTCCTTCAACCTCCAGGGGCTGGTGGACTCCACGCGCAAGGACTGCTCGCCGCTGGAGGGCTTCGACTCCCGCCCGGATTTGGTGGCGGCGAAGGCCCAGGTGGAGTCCGCACACGAGAGCAAGCGTCAGGCGTCCGCCGGCTACCTGCCGACGCTGGGCGTCTCCAGCACCCTCTACGGCCTCACCACCGAGCCGGGCTTCGGCCGCTTCGCGACGTGGAATATCTCCGCGGTGCTCTCGTTGCCCCTCTGGGAAGGCGGCACACGCGAGGGTCTGGTGCGCGAGAGGAAGGGCGTGGAGACGCAGGCGGCCGCGGCGCTGGAGAGCGCCCGCCGCGACGTCGAAGTGGAAGTGGCCCAGGCCCGACGCGGCGTCGAGGTGGCCGAGGCCCTGGTGAAGACGGCCGTCGAATCGCGAGACCTCGCGGAGAAGACGGACCAACTCACCCGACGTGCTTTTGAAGTGGGCCGCGGCAGCAGCCTGGAATTGGTGCAGAGCGCTGCGGCCCTGCGCCAGGCGGAGCTGACGCTGGTGCTACGTGAATTCGAGCTCGTCCAGGCGCGCCTGGACGCATTCCTGACGGAGGCCCGGTGCGACTGGTGA
- a CDS encoding Dickkopf N-terminal cysteine-rich domain-containing protein, with amino-acid sequence MRAWWGVLVAVGLAACGGSDEVDPRDLGTRVVEALCARDVWCGVYASAEACRQERQQLGEDVRLGLGTRHDAALASGQLRYDSAAAARCVAAIADSDCRLPALTPEAYSLGIEYDPACQVLHAEAPAEACRLHVECGEDAYCHYTGGDTCEGACEPRRGEGEVASLSEQCAPGLGLNLAALNTCRRPGEEGEACIRTGGDEIPRVCGTGLWCDVASGTCRRTGAQGESCAEDRTTPCGASYVCKEGHCSRRVKKGGSCLASDTSPTLFVNECQKDFFCDADPHARGTCQTRLGEGASCRHALECGPDLTCLNAGAEPGPGERGTCQRLSGLGEDCDPDLFFRTCARNLSCSTLSRKCTPAVLPGEHCGSEALCWFGVCIEGRCLPREAYVCL; translated from the coding sequence ATGCGAGCATGGTGGGGTGTCCTGGTAGCTGTGGGGCTGGCGGCGTGTGGCGGCAGCGACGAGGTGGACCCCAGGGATTTGGGGACGCGGGTGGTGGAGGCCCTCTGCGCGCGCGACGTGTGGTGCGGCGTGTACGCCAGCGCGGAGGCCTGCAGGCAGGAACGCCAGCAGCTCGGCGAGGATGTCCGGCTGGGATTGGGGACGCGGCACGACGCAGCGCTGGCGTCGGGCCAATTGCGCTACGACAGCGCAGCAGCCGCTCGCTGCGTGGCCGCCATCGCCGACAGTGATTGCCGCCTGCCCGCGCTGACTCCCGAAGCCTACTCACTGGGCATCGAGTACGACCCGGCCTGCCAGGTGCTCCATGCCGAGGCGCCGGCGGAAGCGTGCCGGCTTCATGTGGAGTGCGGCGAGGACGCGTACTGTCACTACACCGGCGGCGACACCTGTGAAGGAGCCTGCGAGCCCCGGCGTGGAGAGGGTGAAGTGGCCTCCCTCTCCGAGCAGTGCGCCCCCGGGCTCGGTCTGAATCTCGCGGCGCTCAACACCTGCCGCCGTCCCGGCGAGGAGGGAGAGGCCTGCATCCGGACCGGAGGCGACGAAATCCCTCGCGTCTGTGGAACCGGACTCTGGTGCGATGTTGCCAGCGGGACCTGCCGGCGGACCGGCGCTCAGGGGGAGTCCTGCGCCGAAGACCGGACGACGCCCTGCGGCGCGTCCTATGTCTGCAAGGAAGGGCACTGCAGCCGCCGCGTCAAGAAGGGCGGCTCCTGCCTCGCCAGCGACACGTCACCCACGCTCTTCGTCAACGAGTGCCAGAAAGACTTCTTCTGCGACGCGGACCCTCATGCGCGCGGGACGTGCCAGACGCGGCTCGGGGAAGGAGCCTCCTGTCGTCACGCGCTCGAGTGCGGCCCGGACCTGACCTGCCTGAATGCCGGAGCAGAGCCCGGGCCCGGCGAGCGTGGCACCTGCCAGCGGCTGTCCGGCCTTGGCGAGGACTGTGACCCGGACCTGTTCTTCCGCACCTGCGCCCGGAACCTCTCTTGCTCCACGCTGAGCCGCAAGTGCACGCCCGCGGTCCTCCCCGGGGAGCACTGTGGTTCCGAGGCGCTGTGCTGGTTCGGCGTCTGCATCGAGGGACGGTGCCTGCCCAGGGAGGCCTACGTCTGCCTCTGA
- a CDS encoding LytR/AlgR family response regulator transcription factor, protein MNAAAPIRTLVVDDEPLAREGVRLLLAGDSEITVVGEAGNGPDAVRLIREQRPDLVMLDVQMPELNGFEVLAQLGPGELPAVIFVTAYDRYALRAFDAHALDYLLKPFRDDRFHDAVGRAKARIRQARMSDLSQRLLSVISTYGERDITPLPAPAPTPTPEPWLRRLAIRDTGRVVFLDVDEIEYIEAADYYVQIHAGGKAYLHRETMQSLEARLDPERFMRIHRSAIVNSRRIRELRSEGRRDLVVVLSGGAELRVARSHREKFQHLR, encoded by the coding sequence ATGAACGCCGCCGCGCCCATCCGCACGCTGGTGGTGGACGACGAGCCCCTGGCGCGCGAGGGCGTGCGACTGCTGCTCGCCGGGGATTCGGAAATCACCGTGGTGGGCGAGGCCGGCAATGGCCCGGACGCGGTGCGCCTCATCCGCGAGCAGCGGCCCGACCTCGTCATGCTCGACGTGCAGATGCCCGAGCTCAATGGCTTCGAGGTGCTCGCGCAGCTCGGCCCTGGCGAGCTGCCCGCCGTCATCTTCGTCACCGCGTATGACCGCTATGCCTTGCGCGCGTTCGACGCCCACGCGCTCGACTACCTGCTGAAGCCCTTCCGCGACGACCGCTTCCACGACGCCGTCGGCCGAGCCAAGGCGCGCATTCGCCAGGCACGAATGTCCGACCTCAGCCAGCGGCTGCTGTCCGTGATTTCCACCTACGGCGAGCGGGACATCACGCCACTTCCTGCCCCGGCGCCCACGCCGACTCCCGAGCCGTGGCTGCGGCGGCTGGCCATCCGAGACACGGGGCGCGTGGTGTTCCTCGACGTGGACGAAATCGAATACATCGAGGCCGCTGACTACTACGTGCAGATTCACGCGGGCGGGAAGGCGTACCTCCACCGCGAGACGATGCAGAGCCTTGAGGCGCGGCTGGACCCGGAGCGCTTCATGCGCATCCACCGCTCGGCCATCGTCAACTCGCGGCGCATCCGCGAGCTGCGCAGCGAGGGACGCAGGGACCTCGTGGTGGTGCTCAGCGGCGGCGCCGAGCTGCGCGTGGCCCGCAGCCACCGTGAGAAGTTCCAGCACCTGCGCTGA
- a CDS encoding efflux RND transporter permease subunit: MFVDFFIRRPVFAIVCSILLTLVGAVAIPTLPIAQYPDLASPQVTVTSSYVGASSEVVESAVTIPLEQELNGVEGMRYITSTSGNDGVSTIIITFEPTRDIEVAAVDVQNRVNRASARLPSQVNQAGIVVNKASSQILMSVALFSPDDRYDAKFLSNYADVNLKDAIKRVRGVGEVRIFGERKFSMRVWLDPTELARRKLTPQDVTRALQEQNLQVAAGAVGQPPSQEDQPYQLAVRARGRLVEPEEFGDIVLMRQNDGKSVRIKDVGRVEMGAENYSSLLRFNGKHAVGIAIFQLPTANALDVRDAVYSEVERLAKQFPPGMQFMTGTDTTLAVRATIHEVLRSLVEAILLVVLVIFLFLHGWRSVLITAFTLPVSLVGTFAFVQLMGFSINTLTLFGLTLATGLVVDDAIVVIENIERLMEERHLTPVQAAREGMKEVSGAVVAISIVLVAVFVPVALFPGTTGAIYRQFALTIAASVGLSTFCALTLTPALSARMLGQHTGEKWVFFRYMDRALDATRAVYGRNLRRLLKHPVIVLGVFLLCIGATVMLVRVTPTGFIPDEDQGYLIISVQGPEGMSLAQTEKVMAEVETILKDQSEVRVIFANGGFSPQGTGPNMANIFVLLKPWEERPDKDQTVAAVVERLRGPLGRIDGARVVPFQPPAIRGVGTVGGFQFVVEDTAGTRSLDEIAAAVQALVLKGGEDPRLRGVFTGFNADTPLLDVEVDRQKAKALGVPIEQVFSTMQVYMGSQYVNDFNYANRAYRVYVQADEQFRDSPQDIGAFYVRSDSGDMIPLESLVKVQPTVSAQVIRHYNLFRSVDVSGQAAPGVSSGQAMDAMESIAAQVLPQGMSSEWTGISLEQKQSGGQTGIIFGLGLLFVFLVLAAQYESFTLPLVIILSVPLAIMGALGLQWLRGFANDVFCQVGLVMLVGLASKNAILIVEFAEQLRARGKGIVDAVVEAAEVRLRPILMTSIAFLLGVVPLMTASGAGAASRNSLGTAVFGGMLVSTVVNFVFIPGLYVLVRRLGAKLAAPGSESAGLQPETEAGSV, encoded by the coding sequence ATGTTCGTCGACTTCTTCATCCGCCGGCCCGTCTTCGCCATCGTCTGCTCCATCCTGCTGACGCTGGTGGGAGCCGTCGCCATCCCCACGCTGCCCATTGCCCAGTACCCGGACCTGGCGTCGCCGCAGGTGACTGTCACCAGCAGCTACGTGGGCGCCAGCTCCGAGGTGGTGGAGAGCGCCGTCACCATTCCACTGGAGCAGGAGCTCAACGGAGTGGAGGGCATGCGCTACATCACCTCCACCAGCGGCAACGACGGCGTCAGCACCATCATCATCACCTTCGAGCCCACGCGAGACATCGAGGTGGCCGCCGTCGACGTGCAGAACCGCGTCAACCGGGCCTCCGCGCGCCTGCCCTCGCAGGTGAATCAGGCGGGCATCGTCGTCAACAAGGCCTCCAGTCAGATTCTGATGTCGGTGGCCCTCTTCAGCCCGGACGACCGCTACGACGCGAAGTTCCTCAGCAACTACGCCGACGTGAATCTCAAGGACGCCATCAAACGCGTGCGTGGCGTGGGTGAAGTGCGCATCTTCGGCGAGCGCAAGTTCTCCATGCGCGTGTGGCTGGACCCCACCGAACTGGCGCGGCGCAAGCTCACTCCGCAGGACGTCACGCGCGCGCTCCAGGAGCAGAACCTCCAGGTGGCCGCGGGCGCGGTGGGCCAGCCGCCCTCTCAGGAAGACCAGCCCTACCAGCTCGCGGTGCGCGCACGAGGCCGCCTCGTGGAGCCGGAGGAGTTCGGCGACATCGTCCTCATGCGACAGAACGACGGCAAGAGCGTGCGCATCAAGGACGTGGGCCGCGTGGAGATGGGCGCGGAGAACTACAGCTCGCTTCTGCGCTTCAATGGCAAGCACGCCGTGGGTATCGCCATCTTCCAGCTCCCCACCGCCAACGCGCTCGACGTGCGTGACGCCGTCTACTCGGAGGTGGAACGCCTGGCGAAGCAGTTCCCCCCGGGCATGCAGTTCATGACGGGCACGGACACCACGCTCGCGGTGCGAGCCACCATCCATGAGGTGTTGAGGTCGCTGGTGGAGGCCATCCTCCTCGTCGTCCTCGTCATCTTCCTGTTCCTGCATGGCTGGCGCAGCGTGCTCATCACCGCCTTCACCCTCCCCGTCTCGCTGGTGGGCACCTTTGCCTTCGTCCAGTTGATGGGCTTCTCCATCAACACCCTCACCCTCTTCGGCCTCACGCTGGCCACGGGCCTCGTGGTGGATGACGCCATCGTCGTCATCGAGAACATCGAGCGGTTGATGGAGGAGCGGCACCTGACTCCAGTGCAGGCCGCTCGCGAGGGCATGAAGGAAGTGTCCGGCGCCGTGGTCGCCATCTCCATCGTGCTCGTCGCGGTGTTCGTTCCCGTGGCCCTCTTCCCCGGCACCACGGGTGCCATCTACCGCCAGTTCGCGCTCACCATCGCCGCGTCGGTGGGGCTGTCCACCTTCTGCGCGCTGACCCTCACACCGGCCCTCTCCGCGCGGATGCTCGGGCAGCACACGGGAGAGAAGTGGGTGTTCTTCCGCTACATGGACCGCGCACTCGATGCGACACGCGCGGTGTATGGCCGCAACCTGCGCCGGCTGCTGAAGCACCCCGTCATCGTGTTGGGCGTCTTCCTCCTCTGCATCGGTGCCACGGTGATGCTCGTCCGGGTGACGCCCACGGGCTTCATCCCCGACGAGGACCAGGGCTACCTCATCATCTCCGTGCAGGGACCGGAGGGCATGTCCCTGGCCCAGACGGAGAAGGTGATGGCGGAGGTAGAGACGATTCTGAAGGACCAGAGCGAGGTGCGCGTCATCTTCGCCAACGGCGGATTCTCTCCCCAGGGCACGGGGCCCAACATGGCCAACATCTTCGTCCTGCTGAAGCCGTGGGAGGAGCGGCCCGACAAGGACCAGACGGTGGCCGCGGTGGTGGAGCGCCTGCGCGGTCCGCTGGGTCGCATCGACGGAGCGCGCGTCGTCCCCTTCCAGCCTCCCGCCATCCGAGGCGTGGGCACCGTGGGCGGCTTCCAGTTCGTCGTCGAGGACACGGCGGGCACCCGCTCGTTGGACGAGATTGCCGCGGCCGTGCAGGCCCTGGTGCTGAAGGGCGGCGAGGACCCTCGGCTGCGCGGTGTCTTCACCGGCTTCAACGCGGACACGCCGCTGCTCGACGTGGAGGTGGACCGACAGAAGGCCAAGGCGCTCGGCGTTCCCATCGAGCAGGTCTTCAGCACCATGCAGGTCTACATGGGCAGCCAGTACGTCAACGACTTCAACTACGCGAACCGCGCGTACCGCGTCTATGTGCAGGCCGACGAGCAGTTCCGCGACAGCCCGCAGGACATCGGCGCCTTCTACGTGCGCAGCGACAGCGGCGACATGATTCCGCTGGAGTCACTGGTGAAGGTGCAGCCCACCGTCTCCGCGCAGGTCATCCGTCACTACAACCTGTTCCGCTCGGTGGATGTCAGCGGGCAGGCCGCGCCGGGCGTGTCCTCCGGTCAGGCCATGGACGCGATGGAGTCCATCGCCGCGCAGGTGCTGCCGCAAGGCATGAGCTCGGAGTGGACGGGCATCAGCCTGGAGCAGAAGCAGAGCGGCGGGCAGACAGGAATCATCTTCGGCCTCGGCCTGCTCTTCGTGTTCCTGGTGCTCGCGGCGCAGTACGAGAGCTTCACCCTGCCACTGGTCATCATCCTCTCGGTGCCGCTGGCCATCATGGGCGCACTGGGACTCCAATGGCTGCGCGGGTTCGCCAATGACGTGTTCTGCCAGGTGGGGCTCGTGATGCTGGTGGGCCTCGCCAGCAAGAACGCCATCCTCATCGTGGAGTTCGCGGAGCAACTGCGTGCGCGAGGCAAGGGCATCGTCGACGCGGTGGTGGAGGCGGCGGAGGTGCGGCTGCGTCCCATCCTCATGACGTCGATTGCGTTCCTCCTCGGCGTGGTGCCGCTGATGACGGCGTCCGGCGCGGGTGCGGCCTCGCGCAACTCGCTGGGCACGGCGGTGTTCGGCGGAATGCTCGTGTCCACCGTGGTCAACTTCGTCTTCATCCCCGGCCTCTACGTGCTCGTACGTAGGCTGGGCGCGAAGCTCGCCGCGCCGGGAAGTGAAAGCGCGGGGCTCCAGCCAGAAACAGAGGCCGGGTCCGTATGA
- a CDS encoding sensor histidine kinase: MESSSSALPPPAATRPAASLSAPSGLLELLRRMPALLLIWAVPGLISAIQNYTYAQDKDPTYPFSRSLMMVLPPWEYWALATPLILWLGRRWRLEREGWRIGLAVHVPALLGLMVPHVLLAYSMGCAAGEQFYLDLHPAQILPRMMSKYIITDALIYGGILAVSYAMEYHRRYREGELAQSQLETRLVHAQLDALRAQLHPHFLFNTLNAISVLVRKQDTAGSIRMLTGVSELLRMALNTTGRQQVPLHEDLDFLERYLDIEQTRFQDRLQVVRDVDSATLGALVPSLILQPLVENAIKHGISARAGAGHVELRASRDGSRLVLEVLDDGPGLAPGWNTHGGCIGVANVRARMQQLYGERYTFTLENRPEGGVRARLELPFQLASPEAA, encoded by the coding sequence GTGGAATCCTCCTCCTCCGCACTGCCGCCTCCCGCCGCGACGCGACCGGCGGCATCCCTGTCCGCGCCGTCCGGGCTGCTCGAGCTGCTCCGCCGGATGCCGGCGCTCCTGCTCATCTGGGCCGTGCCGGGCCTCATCAGCGCCATCCAGAACTACACCTACGCCCAGGACAAGGACCCCACCTATCCCTTCAGCCGGTCCCTGATGATGGTGCTCCCGCCCTGGGAGTACTGGGCGCTCGCCACACCGCTCATCCTCTGGCTGGGACGGCGCTGGCGCCTGGAGCGCGAGGGCTGGCGCATCGGGCTCGCGGTCCATGTGCCCGCGCTCCTCGGGCTCATGGTGCCCCACGTGCTGCTCGCGTACTCCATGGGCTGTGCCGCGGGAGAGCAGTTCTACCTGGACCTCCATCCGGCGCAGATTCTCCCCAGGATGATGAGCAAGTACATCATCACCGACGCGCTCATCTACGGCGGCATCCTCGCCGTCAGCTACGCCATGGAGTACCACCGCCGCTACCGCGAGGGAGAGCTGGCCCAGTCGCAGCTCGAGACGCGCCTCGTGCACGCGCAGCTCGATGCCCTGCGCGCCCAGCTCCACCCGCACTTCCTCTTCAACACGCTCAACGCCATCTCCGTCCTCGTGCGCAAGCAGGACACCGCCGGCTCCATCCGCATGCTCACCGGCGTGAGTGAGCTCTTGCGCATGGCCCTCAACACCACCGGCCGCCAGCAGGTGCCGCTGCACGAGGACCTCGACTTCCTGGAGCGCTACCTCGACATCGAGCAGACCCGCTTCCAGGACCGGCTCCAGGTGGTGCGCGACGTGGACTCCGCCACGCTCGGCGCGCTCGTGCCCAGCCTCATCCTCCAGCCGCTGGTGGAGAACGCCATCAAGCACGGCATCTCCGCCCGTGCCGGCGCGGGGCACGTGGAGCTGCGGGCCTCGCGTGACGGCTCGCGCCTGGTGCTGGAGGTGCTCGATGACGGCCCGGGGCTCGCTCCCGGCTGGAACACGCATGGCGGCTGCATCGGCGTGGCCAACGTGCGCGCGCGCATGCAGCAACTCTACGGGGAACGCTACACCTTCACGCTGGAGAACCGTCCCGAGGGTGGCGTCCGCGCGCGGCTGGAATTGCCCTTCCAGCTCGCGTCCCCGGAGGCCGCATGA
- a CDS encoding ornithine cyclodeaminase family domain — translation MSTIPHPDFAAARFAQCPDARFQPAPADGVLPEGFFSTTNLPTYVRLGGVWRMPREPRMDCALVLDANGDLWTREGRRVRAGERVVVGHAEDGSQGVYVNMAYLTGGGEGEFKFMTSEVSREKPIDYAHMARLLVEERERGGYPVWVTGPALVHSRARTDMTWFIANGFVGALLAGNAVAVHDIEASMFGTTLGMSGSGEATSGGHGMHMRAINKVRAAGSIAKAVEAGVITNGIMHACVVHQVPFVLTGSIRDDGPLPDVVTDNLAAQDAMRRHAVKATMAVMIATALHAIATGNMLPAFVVEKDNSLRELPTICVDSSEFVVSKLKDRGTHQAFGVVTNAQDFMHILRLYVERELAARGTAPKQG, via the coding sequence GTGAGCACCATTCCCCATCCCGACTTCGCGGCCGCGCGTTTCGCCCAGTGTCCGGACGCGCGCTTCCAGCCGGCGCCCGCGGACGGCGTCCTGCCGGAGGGTTTCTTCTCCACCACCAACCTGCCCACCTATGTGCGCTTGGGAGGAGTCTGGCGCATGCCGCGCGAGCCGCGAATGGACTGCGCGCTCGTGTTGGACGCAAACGGTGACTTGTGGACGCGAGAGGGCCGGCGCGTACGCGCGGGCGAGCGCGTGGTGGTGGGCCACGCCGAGGACGGCAGCCAGGGCGTGTACGTGAACATGGCCTACCTCACCGGGGGTGGTGAGGGAGAGTTCAAGTTCATGACGAGCGAGGTGTCTCGCGAGAAGCCCATCGACTACGCGCACATGGCGCGGCTGTTGGTGGAGGAGCGCGAGCGCGGCGGCTACCCGGTGTGGGTGACGGGGCCGGCGCTGGTGCACTCGCGCGCGCGCACGGACATGACGTGGTTCATCGCCAACGGCTTCGTGGGCGCGCTGCTGGCGGGCAACGCGGTGGCGGTGCACGACATCGAGGCGTCCATGTTCGGCACCACGCTGGGCATGAGCGGCTCGGGCGAGGCCACGTCTGGCGGCCACGGCATGCACATGCGCGCCATCAACAAGGTGCGCGCGGCGGGCTCCATCGCGAAGGCGGTGGAGGCCGGGGTGATTACCAACGGCATCATGCACGCGTGCGTGGTGCACCAGGTGCCCTTCGTGCTGACGGGCTCCATCCGCGACGACGGGCCGCTGCCGGATGTCGTCACGGACAACCTGGCCGCGCAGGACGCCATGCGCCGTCACGCGGTGAAGGCCACCATGGCGGTGATGATTGCCACCGCGTTGCATGCCATTGCCACGGGCAACATGCTGCCGGCCTTCGTGGTGGAGAAGGACAACAGCCTGCGCGAGCTGCCCACCATCTGCGTGGACTCGTCCGAGTTCGTGGTGAGCAAGCTGAAGGACCGCGGCACGCACCAGGCCTTCGGCGTGGTGACCAACGCGCAGGACTTCATGCACATCCTGCGGCTCTACGTGGAGCGCGAGCTGGCGGCACGCGGCACGGCCCCGAAGCAGGGCTGA
- a CDS encoding efflux RND transporter periplasmic adaptor subunit, translated as MVKRVRPLEALKKSVGSWVVLATVAGCGGPKGPPPAPPPREINVVSLAPHEVRDTGEYLGSLLSRQSVTVMPQVAGYVRKILVHPGQKIEAGAALVEVDARVDTAALDSAQAQLSSTKVNLELARSTLARVEALRKEGLASAQELDAARAQVEASEAASRSSAAQVTQRQVQLQYNVVRAPFAGTVGDVLVRVGDFVSATSQLTSIAQADALEVSVSVPSTRARELKPDTAVEILDGQGKVLLTSTVFFVAPQADPRTQLVEVKAAFRNTVGLRPSELVRTRLVYSVRDALQIPALAVVRQSGQPFALIVQEKEGKTVVERRPITLGALGERAYVVQKGLKAGDFVAVSSMQALRDGMPVKVKAVSYDDVVSGGTQVIGSR; from the coding sequence CTGGTGAAGCGGGTGCGCCCCCTGGAGGCGCTGAAGAAGTCGGTGGGAAGTTGGGTGGTACTGGCGACGGTGGCCGGATGCGGTGGGCCGAAGGGACCTCCGCCCGCGCCTCCGCCGCGTGAAATCAACGTGGTGTCGCTGGCCCCGCACGAGGTGCGAGACACCGGCGAGTACCTCGGCAGCCTGCTGTCGCGGCAGAGCGTCACCGTCATGCCGCAGGTGGCCGGCTACGTGCGCAAGATTCTGGTGCACCCAGGCCAGAAGATTGAGGCCGGCGCGGCGCTGGTGGAAGTGGACGCGCGCGTGGACACGGCCGCGCTGGACAGCGCGCAGGCGCAGCTGAGCTCCACCAAGGTGAACCTGGAGCTGGCGCGCAGCACGCTGGCCCGCGTGGAGGCGCTGCGCAAGGAAGGCCTCGCCAGCGCGCAGGAGCTGGACGCCGCCCGCGCCCAGGTGGAGGCCTCCGAGGCCGCCTCGCGCTCCTCGGCCGCGCAGGTGACGCAGCGCCAGGTGCAGCTGCAATACAACGTCGTGCGCGCGCCCTTCGCGGGCACCGTGGGCGACGTGCTGGTGCGCGTGGGTGACTTCGTCAGCGCCACCTCGCAGCTCACCAGCATCGCGCAGGCGGACGCATTGGAGGTCAGCGTCTCGGTGCCGTCCACCCGCGCCCGCGAGCTCAAGCCGGACACGGCGGTGGAAATCCTCGACGGGCAGGGCAAGGTGCTGCTCACCAGCACCGTCTTCTTCGTCGCCCCGCAGGCCGACCCGCGCACGCAGTTGGTGGAGGTGAAGGCCGCCTTCCGCAACACCGTGGGCCTGCGCCCCAGCGAGCTCGTCCGCACGCGCCTCGTCTACTCCGTGCGTGACGCGCTGCAGATTCCGGCGCTCGCGGTGGTGCGGCAGAGCGGCCAGCCCTTCGCCCTCATCGTCCAGGAGAAGGAAGGCAAGACGGTGGTGGAGCGCCGCCCCATCACCCTCGGCGCGCTCGGTGAGAGGGCCTACGTCGTGCAGAAGGGCCTGAAGGCGGGGGACTTCGTCGCGGTCTCCTCCATGCAGGCGCTGCGCGACGGCATGCCCGTGAAGGTAAAGGCCGTCTCGTACGACGACGTCGTGAGCGGCGGTACCCAGGTCATTGGCAGCCGCTGA